A window of Aerococcus urinae contains these coding sequences:
- a CDS encoding DnaD domain-containing protein, producing the protein MVERKQYTVLQTSLLENYQALSLSNEEVMFLIHIVSFQQMQDDFPPIQALQKRMGYSQGETYDMIQNLIDKKFLSIESEESDQGQQIEYYSLDLLYQKLERLFEENHAKKEKQAEEKAEGSIFQIIEQEFGRPLSPIEYQQVAAWFSEDHYDVVTVKAAIKEAVLNGVLNLRYIDRILINWQKQNKRGNVETSLNYRNAKIRQQNNDLPPVPMTKIIHTPDDE; encoded by the coding sequence GTGGTTGAAAGAAAACAATATACGGTTTTACAGACCAGCTTATTAGAAAACTATCAAGCGCTCTCTTTGAGCAATGAGGAAGTGATGTTTCTCATTCATATTGTCAGCTTTCAGCAAATGCAAGACGATTTTCCACCGATTCAAGCCTTACAAAAGCGTATGGGCTATAGCCAGGGTGAAACTTATGATATGATTCAGAATTTGATTGATAAAAAATTCTTATCAATTGAGAGCGAAGAAAGTGACCAGGGTCAGCAGATTGAATACTATAGCCTAGACTTGCTTTATCAAAAATTAGAGCGTTTATTTGAAGAAAACCATGCCAAAAAAGAAAAACAAGCGGAAGAGAAGGCTGAAGGATCGATCTTTCAAATTATTGAACAAGAATTTGGTCGTCCCTTATCGCCAATCGAATACCAGCAAGTGGCGGCTTGGTTTAGTGAAGACCACTATGATGTGGTAACGGTAAAGGCAGCCATTAAAGAAGCGGTTTTGAATGGCGTATTAAATTTGCGCTACATTGACCGCATACTAATCAACTGGCAAAAGCAAAATAAAAGAGGTAATGTTGAAACTAGCTTGAATTACCGTAATGCCAAAATTCGTCAGCAAAATAATGACCTTCCTCCAGTCCCAATGACTAAAATTATTCACACACCTGATGATGAGTGA
- a CDS encoding cell wall elongation regulator TseB-like domain-containing protein: MTRRLANAFLVCLIIINFGLFTIFFNSQKPIIQEEKQLMTMAREDIGLKNMGKFYILNKDHTTYTIQGENDQGEPIYYAYQPETDKKITGKVNELVNEQEAKSLTLNNVNTQEVKEARIGIEDDQLVWEVSFINQDGHLGYHYINAASGHWYETIDKL, translated from the coding sequence ATGACAAGAAGATTAGCAAATGCATTTCTTGTGTGTTTAATTATTATTAATTTTGGCTTATTTACGATTTTCTTCAATTCACAAAAACCAATTATTCAAGAGGAAAAACAGTTAATGACTATGGCTCGGGAAGATATTGGTTTAAAAAATATGGGGAAATTTTATATTTTAAATAAGGATCATACGACTTATACCATCCAAGGCGAGAATGACCAAGGTGAGCCTATTTATTATGCCTATCAACCGGAAACCGATAAAAAAATAACCGGTAAGGTGAATGAATTAGTCAATGAACAAGAAGCTAAATCATTGACCTTAAATAATGTGAATACCCAAGAGGTCAAAGAAGCTCGGATTGGAATTGAAGATGACCAATTGGTATGGGAAGTTTCCTTTATTAACCAAGATGGACACTTGGGCTATCATTACATTAATGCAGCGAGTGGTCATTGGTATGAAACCATAGATAAATTATAG
- a CDS encoding glucose-6-phosphate isomerase produces MSTLTFDYSKTQHFIQEHELDYLQPFVSVADKMLREKTGQGADFTDWVTLPADYDKEEYARLKAAAKRIQADSDVLVVLGIGGSYLGAKAAIDFLSHQFINYFPADKRDYPQILFAGNSLSSTYLSELIEVIGDRDFSVNVISKSGTTTETAIAFRIFKQLLEDKYGKEAAKQRIYATTDKAKGALREEADKEGYETFIIPDGVGGRFTVLTPVGLLPIAVSGADTDALLEGAKQAMEDLSDADLKKNSAYQYAGLRNILHRKGYDTEILVNYEPKMQYFAEWWKQLFGESEGKDQKGIYPSSANFSTDLHSIGQSIQDGKRNLMETVIKVDTPERNIDIPRLDSDLDGLSYLEGKDLDYVNTKAFQGTLLAHTDGRVPNFVIHIEEMDAYHLGYMIYFFELTVGMSGYLNGVNPFNQPGVEAYKKNMFALLGKPGFEDLADELNQRLD; encoded by the coding sequence TTGTCTACATTAACTTTTGATTATTCAAAAACACAACATTTTATTCAAGAACATGAATTAGACTACCTACAACCCTTTGTGAGCGTAGCAGACAAAATGCTACGTGAAAAGACAGGACAAGGTGCTGATTTTACGGATTGGGTAACTCTTCCAGCAGACTATGACAAAGAAGAATATGCCCGTCTAAAAGCAGCTGCCAAACGAATCCAGGCCGACTCAGATGTTTTAGTGGTTCTTGGTATTGGGGGCTCTTATTTAGGAGCTAAAGCAGCCATTGACTTTTTAAGTCATCAATTTATTAACTACTTCCCAGCTGATAAAAGAGACTATCCTCAAATTTTATTTGCCGGTAACAGTTTAAGCTCAACTTACCTTAGCGAATTAATTGAAGTGATTGGTGACCGTGATTTCTCAGTCAATGTTATTAGTAAATCAGGAACTACTACTGAAACAGCCATTGCCTTTAGAATCTTTAAGCAATTACTAGAAGATAAATATGGCAAAGAAGCTGCTAAACAACGGATTTATGCGACAACTGATAAAGCAAAAGGTGCCTTACGAGAAGAAGCCGATAAAGAAGGCTATGAGACCTTTATTATTCCTGACGGGGTTGGGGGTCGTTTTACGGTTTTAACTCCCGTTGGTCTTTTACCAATTGCGGTGAGTGGTGCTGATACAGATGCCCTCCTTGAAGGGGCTAAGCAAGCCATGGAAGACCTATCAGACGCAGACTTAAAGAAAAATAGTGCCTATCAATATGCAGGCCTAAGAAACATTCTTCACCGTAAAGGTTATGACACAGAAATCTTAGTGAACTATGAACCCAAGATGCAATACTTTGCAGAGTGGTGGAAACAATTATTCGGTGAATCTGAAGGAAAAGACCAAAAAGGGATTTATCCATCTTCTGCTAACTTCTCTACCGACTTGCATTCGATTGGGCAATCTATCCAAGACGGAAAACGGAACCTGATGGAAACTGTTATCAAAGTTGATACACCTGAAAGAAATATTGATATTCCTCGCTTAGACAGTGACTTAGATGGACTTTCCTACCTAGAAGGCAAGGACTTGGATTATGTAAATACTAAGGCTTTTCAAGGAACCTTGTTAGCCCATACGGACGGTCGCGTACCTAACTTTGTTATCCATATTGAAGAAATGGATGCTTATCATTTAGGTTACATGATTTACTTCTTTGAATTGACAGTAGGGATGAGTGGTTATCTCAACGGCGTTAATCCATTTAACCAACCTGGCGTAGAAGCATATAAGAAAAATATGTTTGCTTTACTCGGAAAACCAGGATTCGAGGATTTAGCGGATGAACTTAACCAACGCTTAGATTAA
- a CDS encoding divergent PAP2 family protein, with amino-acid sequence MKNFPLTATIVAIIFTQIIKYPIAYLFMGKKETKLSIIHTTGGMPSSHTAAVTALITSLILQEGFLSPYVAIATAYGLIVMFDAMGVRRQSGEQGILIRELLAVLREHYVSEEDGQINEKLDQIDDQNMVIDDYLGHKPSEVFGGFVAGVGVAFFIRFIFFYFDWMI; translated from the coding sequence GTGAAAAATTTCCCCTTAACTGCCACGATTGTAGCAATTATTTTCACCCAAATAATTAAATACCCGATTGCCTATCTCTTTATGGGAAAAAAGGAAACCAAACTTTCTATTATCCATACGACCGGTGGCATGCCCAGTTCACATACCGCCGCGGTAACCGCCTTAATCACTTCCCTCATCCTTCAAGAAGGCTTTTTGTCTCCCTACGTTGCCATAGCAACGGCCTATGGGCTGATCGTTATGTTCGACGCCATGGGGGTAAGAAGACAAAGTGGTGAACAAGGCATTCTGATTAGAGAGTTATTGGCCGTATTACGCGAACACTATGTTAGTGAAGAGGATGGTCAAATCAATGAGAAGTTAGATCAGATTGATGACCAAAATATGGTTATCGATGATTATCTTGGGCATAAACCTTCGGAAGTCTTTGGGGGCTTTGTCGCTGGGGTCGGTGTTGCCTTTTTTATTCGCTTTATCTTTTTTTATTTTGATTGGATGATTTAA
- a CDS encoding CvfD/Ygs/GSP13 family RNA-binding post-transcriptional regulator: protein MERQENYRIGDILNGTVTGIQSYGLFIKLDSHCHGLVHISEVDHGYVTNLEERFSIGDQVKVKIIDIDEYTKKISLSIRALKATNTPNFPARIKKPKRRHTPQIGFKTINKKMPEWIENSLADIRSGKIKDYRLEE, encoded by the coding sequence ATGGAGCGTCAAGAAAACTATCGGATTGGCGATATTCTTAATGGAACAGTGACTGGCATTCAATCCTATGGTTTATTCATTAAATTGGACTCTCATTGTCATGGCTTGGTTCATATTTCTGAAGTTGACCATGGCTATGTCACCAATCTCGAAGAACGTTTTTCGATTGGTGACCAGGTCAAAGTAAAAATCATCGATATCGATGAATACACCAAGAAAATCAGTTTATCGATTCGGGCCCTTAAAGCAACCAACACCCCAAATTTTCCAGCGCGGATAAAGAAACCCAAGCGGCGTCACACACCACAAATAGGTTTTAAAACAATCAATAAAAAAATGCCTGAGTGGATTGAAAACTCGTTAGCGGATATTCGATCAGGTAAGATTAAAGATTATCGATTGGAGGAATAA
- a CDS encoding pyridoxal phosphate-dependent aminotransferase, giving the protein MFSQRALELKESSTLKASDRAKQLKAQGKDIISLTLGEPDFPTPRPIVDYAKAALDQGKGHHYTPAGGLLEVREAIANFHQKKDGVPYTAEQVFIANGSKLVLYDLFQILLDPGDEVIVPSPYWVSYEEQIRLTGAKAVLAQTDADSDFRLTPEIIDQYLTPKTKILLINSPANPTGTVLSKEELAAIADYCLKHNLLMIADEIYSQLVYNGNQFYSLAAISPEARANTIVVNGMSKSYAMTGWRLGYCLADQKIIKMLNKLAGQISGNAAGVSQYAALGAFKSGPELVESMRSTYEERLNKGYEAVINLPGFELANKPQGAFYLFPKCQQAALSCGYDSVDDFVMAILEEAHVALVAGSAFGMPEHVRLSYATDENLFLEAIERISRFMQEKMN; this is encoded by the coding sequence ATGTTTTCGCAACGCGCTTTAGAATTAAAAGAATCAAGTACCCTTAAAGCCAGTGATCGAGCCAAACAATTAAAAGCTCAAGGCAAGGATATTATTAGTTTAACCTTAGGGGAACCGGATTTTCCCACTCCCCGTCCCATTGTGGATTATGCAAAAGCAGCATTAGACCAAGGAAAGGGTCATCATTATACGCCGGCTGGAGGCCTTTTAGAAGTTAGAGAAGCCATCGCTAACTTCCACCAAAAGAAGGATGGTGTTCCATATACGGCTGAGCAAGTTTTTATTGCTAACGGCAGCAAGTTAGTCCTTTATGATTTGTTTCAAATTCTTTTAGATCCAGGCGATGAAGTGATTGTGCCAAGCCCTTATTGGGTGAGCTATGAAGAACAGATACGCCTAACTGGGGCCAAGGCAGTTTTAGCTCAAACTGATGCTGACAGTGATTTCCGCTTAACGCCTGAAATTATTGACCAATACCTCACTCCAAAAACAAAGATTTTGCTGATTAATTCGCCGGCTAATCCGACCGGAACGGTTTTAAGTAAGGAAGAGTTAGCGGCTATTGCTGACTACTGTTTGAAGCACAATCTATTGATGATTGCTGATGAAATTTATAGCCAGTTAGTTTATAACGGCAACCAGTTTTACTCTCTTGCTGCTATAAGCCCAGAGGCTCGTGCCAATACCATTGTGGTGAATGGTATGTCAAAGAGTTATGCGATGACAGGTTGGCGCTTAGGGTATTGTTTGGCTGATCAAAAGATTATAAAAATGCTCAACAAATTAGCGGGTCAAATCAGTGGTAATGCGGCTGGTGTGAGCCAATACGCGGCTTTAGGGGCCTTCAAGAGCGGTCCAGAATTGGTTGAATCCATGCGTTCAACCTATGAAGAGCGTCTAAATAAAGGTTATGAAGCCGTAATCAATTTACCAGGTTTTGAACTAGCTAATAAACCCCAAGGGGCCTTTTATCTATTTCCAAAATGCCAGCAAGCTGCTTTAAGCTGTGGTTATGATAGTGTCGATGATTTTGTCATGGCGATTCTAGAAGAAGCCCACGTTGCCTTGGTAGCGGGTTCTGCCTTTGGAATGCCAGAACATGTACGGTTATCTTATGCGACTGACGAGAACTTATTCTTAGAGGCGATTGAGCGGATTAGTCGCTTTATGCAAGAAAAAATGAATTAA
- a CDS encoding peptidylprolyl isomerase has protein sequence MNYLQLESNDQNPTATIKTTLGDITLILYPQVAPKTVKNFIELSQSGYYDGVIFHRVIPNFMIQGGDPTGTGRGGESIYGSAFEDEFSNQVFNFNGALSMANAGPNTNGSQFFIVSAQEVPQAMLDQMKALSWPEEVIENYAQKGGTPWLDHKHTVFGQVVDGMDVVYQIEAVERDSHDKPLEDVSIVTIDIEGLDQ, from the coding sequence ATGAACTATCTACAACTGGAAAGCAATGATCAGAATCCTACTGCAACAATTAAAACCACTTTAGGGGATATTACCCTCATTTTATACCCTCAGGTAGCGCCCAAGACAGTGAAAAACTTTATTGAACTGAGTCAATCTGGGTATTATGACGGGGTTATTTTCCACCGGGTCATTCCAAACTTTATGATTCAGGGTGGCGACCCAACCGGAACGGGTAGAGGGGGAGAAAGTATCTACGGCAGTGCATTTGAAGATGAGTTTTCTAATCAAGTCTTCAACTTTAACGGAGCTCTCTCCATGGCTAACGCTGGGCCAAATACCAATGGCTCGCAATTCTTTATCGTCTCTGCTCAAGAAGTGCCCCAAGCCATGTTAGACCAGATGAAGGCACTCTCTTGGCCTGAAGAGGTTATTGAGAACTATGCACAAAAGGGTGGAACCCCTTGGCTCGATCACAAACATACGGTATTTGGTCAAGTAGTCGATGGGATGGATGTTGTCTATCAGATCGAAGCAGTCGAGCGAGACAGCCATGATAAACCCTTAGAAGACGTCTCAATTGTTACGATTGATATTGAAGGCCTTGATCAGTAA
- a CDS encoding NAD(P)/FAD-dependent oxidoreductase codes for MTEKNIKDLTIIGAGPSGLFAAFYAGMRQLSVQIIDSLAQVGGQPHALYPDKAIFDIGALPQITGKELSQALMEQVKPFASTTSFHFNHDITEINDEGDYFSLRSQKACFYSRAVLIAAGGGAFRPRSANIKNEAEFEGDKLFYTVNQAQNFQGQVVAILGGGDTALDNALLVSQYAKKLYLVHRRDKFRGHEFSQAQLKAKSNVEILTPYQAKAIRSLEGGQQVELLLGKSRSQESIVLQLDSIISSYGFQANINAFKSWPIESLGQRIPVNEHMQTSLAGVYAIGDICTYTGKTQLIASGFGEAPTAINAITHYLYPEEKLAPLHSTTYFKK; via the coding sequence ATGACAGAAAAAAACATCAAAGATTTAACTATTATTGGCGCTGGACCCAGTGGTTTATTCGCCGCCTTTTATGCAGGAATGCGTCAGCTTTCTGTACAAATTATTGATAGTCTTGCTCAAGTTGGCGGACAGCCCCACGCCTTGTATCCAGACAAGGCGATTTTTGATATTGGGGCCCTTCCGCAAATTACCGGTAAGGAACTCAGTCAAGCGCTGATGGAACAAGTGAAACCCTTTGCTTCGACCACTAGCTTTCACTTTAACCATGACATCACTGAAATCAATGATGAAGGGGATTATTTTTCCTTAAGAAGTCAAAAGGCATGCTTTTATAGCCGAGCTGTCTTAATTGCCGCTGGGGGTGGCGCTTTTAGACCACGTTCGGCAAATATTAAAAATGAAGCTGAATTTGAAGGGGACAAGTTATTTTACACCGTTAACCAGGCTCAAAATTTTCAAGGTCAAGTAGTCGCTATTTTAGGGGGAGGCGACACGGCTTTAGATAACGCTCTATTAGTTAGCCAGTATGCCAAGAAGCTTTATCTGGTCCACCGCCGAGATAAATTTCGTGGCCATGAATTTAGCCAAGCCCAGTTGAAAGCAAAAAGCAATGTTGAAATCCTCACTCCCTACCAAGCTAAAGCCATCCGTTCCCTCGAGGGGGGCCAGCAGGTAGAACTCCTTTTAGGCAAAAGTCGTAGCCAGGAAAGCATTGTTCTCCAGCTAGACAGTATTATTTCTTCTTATGGTTTTCAAGCAAACATCAATGCCTTTAAATCATGGCCTATCGAGTCTCTCGGCCAACGTATTCCTGTTAATGAACACATGCAAACGAGCCTGGCAGGGGTCTATGCCATTGGTGATATTTGTACTTATACAGGTAAAACCCAGCTAATCGCTAGTGGCTTCGGTGAGGCCCCAACAGCCATCAACGCCATCACTCACTACCTCTACCCCGAGGAAAAGCTAGCCCCACTTCATAGCACCACTTACTTTAAAAAATAA